A stretch of the Elephas maximus indicus isolate mEleMax1 chromosome 3, mEleMax1 primary haplotype, whole genome shotgun sequence genome encodes the following:
- the LOC126073532 gene encoding myomegalin-like isoform X2, translating to MRIGRAVSSLLIQHVKNTIKTFEELLSSNSIGHYMEQHFCEQLARGSQLAESLASKFSTDDYTGKKSEAGQALQTLCILRKMHKTDKMNGVPETTRDSRSQTQPQIFSSSHAQTAMPGPPSSTTSSMFEEQEVHPAMDGANASPAVPADSATLPSNRSGAGSAQPSCPLSGTTPHHTTPLNRTLELGQHGSSGPWDKMRPQKMNASGNPCIFSLYRPIPNPQVLPS from the exons ATGAGGATTGGGAGAGCTGTCTCTTCCCTTCTCATCCAGCACGTCAAGAACACAATAAAGACCTTTGAGGAGCTACTCAGCAGCAATAGCATTGGCCACTACATGGAACAGCACTTTTGTGAGCAGCTGGCTAGGGGAAGCCAGCTGGCAGAGAGCCTCGCCAGCAAATTCAGCACTG ATGACTATACAGGTAAGAAGAGTGAAGCAGGACAGGCGCTGCAGACCCTCTG TATCTTAAGGAAGATGCATAAAACGGACAAAATGAATGGAGTCCCAGAGACCACGCGGGATTCGAGGTCCCAGACACAGCCCCAGATCTTCTCCAGCAGCCATGCCCAGACCGCCATGCCTGGCCCTCCCAGTAGCACCACCTCCTCCATGTTTGAAGAACAGGAAGTTCACCCTGCTATGGATGGAGCCA ATGCCAGCCCTGCCGTTCCTGCTGATTCAGCTACACTGCCTAGCAACCGTTCAGGAGCCGGATCTGCCCAGCCCTCCTGTCCTCTGAGTGGTACCACACCACATCACACCACTCCATTGAACAGGACACTGGAACTTGGGCAACATGGCAGCAGTGGCCCATGGGACAAGATGAGGCCTCAGAAAATGAACGCATCGGGGAACCCATGCATCTTCTCTTTGTACCGTCCAATTCCAAACCCTCAG GTACTGCCCAGTTAG
- the LOC126073532 gene encoding myomegalin-like isoform X1, which yields MRIGRAVSSLLIQHVKNTIKTFEELLSSNSIGHYMEQHFCEQLARGSQLAESLASKFSTDDYTGKKSEAGQALQTLCILRKMHKTDKMNGVPETTRDSRSQTQPQIFSSSHAQTAMPGPPSSTTSSMFEEQEVHPAMDGANASPAVPADSATLPSNRSGAGSAQPSCPLSGTTPHHTTPLNRTLELGQHGSSGPWDKMRPQKMNASGNPCIFSLYRPIPNPQILAHRSG from the exons ATGAGGATTGGGAGAGCTGTCTCTTCCCTTCTCATCCAGCACGTCAAGAACACAATAAAGACCTTTGAGGAGCTACTCAGCAGCAATAGCATTGGCCACTACATGGAACAGCACTTTTGTGAGCAGCTGGCTAGGGGAAGCCAGCTGGCAGAGAGCCTCGCCAGCAAATTCAGCACTG ATGACTATACAGGTAAGAAGAGTGAAGCAGGACAGGCGCTGCAGACCCTCTG TATCTTAAGGAAGATGCATAAAACGGACAAAATGAATGGAGTCCCAGAGACCACGCGGGATTCGAGGTCCCAGACACAGCCCCAGATCTTCTCCAGCAGCCATGCCCAGACCGCCATGCCTGGCCCTCCCAGTAGCACCACCTCCTCCATGTTTGAAGAACAGGAAGTTCACCCTGCTATGGATGGAGCCA ATGCCAGCCCTGCCGTTCCTGCTGATTCAGCTACACTGCCTAGCAACCGTTCAGGAGCCGGATCTGCCCAGCCCTCCTGTCCTCTGAGTGGTACCACACCACATCACACCACTCCATTGAACAGGACACTGGAACTTGGGCAACATGGCAGCAGTGGCCCATGGGACAAGATGAGGCCTCAGAAAATGAACGCATCGGGGAACCCATGCATCTTCTCTTTGTACCGTCCAATTCCAAACCCTCAG ATCCTGGCTCACAGAAGTGGATGA